From Nymphalis io chromosome 10, ilAglIoxx1.1, whole genome shotgun sequence, a single genomic window includes:
- the LOC126771408 gene encoding uncharacterized protein LOC126771408, whose amino-acid sequence MRVVLLFLVLFCKEYTVTGLELVELRVPTHVPLGTRPSLSCRWRLSPTDILYSVKWYKDGKEFFRHVPRDVEPRRKFLLPGVDVEQSTHNASNVTLYPAVLETGGRYRCEVSGERPLFPTVSDFADMIVVALPSTGPVITGSRLRYQIGDRVQVNCTSGRSRPATKLSWYINGEPAPLSTVLEPELYKHEDGLETTSLVLDFKAKPKHFRKGDLKLKCLATIATVYWRSNEESVQGERSKGYSRSKESLEGASRADRVQAAGKSGYRGHNVPPLPVTLLLAVVLHFPTKYHKM is encoded by the exons AGTACACCGTGACAGGCTTGGAACTGGTAGAGCTCCGGGTGCCGACTCATGTACCTCTGGGCACGAGGCCATCGCTGTCATGTCGCTGGCGACTGAGTCCCACCGACATACTATACTCTGTCAAGTGGTACAAAGATGGAAAAGAATTCTTTAGACACGTACCGCGCGATGTTGAGCCGAGGAGGAAATTTTTGCTGCCTGGAGTTGACGTAGAG caaTCAACTCACAATGCATCGAACGTGACGCTGTACCCGGCTGTGCTGGAGACAGGCGGGCGTTATCGTTGCGAGGTGTCGGGTGAACGACCACTGTTTCCAACCGTTTCTGATTTTGCCGATATGATCGTAGTGG CTCTGCCTTCTACAGGACCGGTTATAACTGGTTCTCGACTGCGATATCAGATTGGGGATCGAGTTCAAGTGAACTGTACGTCTGGCCGGTCCCGCCCCGCCACGAAGCTCTCGTGGTACATCAACGGTGAACCAGCACCGCTCTCCACTGTTCTTGAACCAGAACTTTACAAGCACGAAGATGGCTTGGAGACTACAAGTCTTGTCCTCGATTTTAAAGCTAAGCCGAAGCACTTTCGTAAGGGAGACTTGAAGTTgaag TGCCTCGCAACCATTGCCACAGTGTACTGGCGTAGTAACGAAGAAAGCGTGCAAGGAGAACGGTCGAAGGGGTATTCCCGCTCCAAGGAGTCCCTCGAGGGCGCCTCGCGCGCCGACCGCGTGCAAGCCGCGGGCAAGTCTGGCTACCGCGGCCATAACGTACCCCCATTACCAGTGACACTCCTATTAGCTGTCGTTCTTCATTTTCCAACTAAATAtcacaaaatgtaa